In Phaeobacter inhibens DSM 16374, the following proteins share a genomic window:
- the hemN gene encoding oxygen-independent coproporphyrinogen III oxidase, translating into MKQIDRLRALGLFDSRVPRYTSYPTAPVFSTAVGAAFQKAQLTTLDPAAPVSVYIHIPFCERLCWFCACRTQGTQTLSPVESYIGTVEKELSLLAEILPEGLRMGRLHWGGGTPTILPPALIHRLAQSIKSAVPPTTDWEFSVEIDPTMVDREKIAALAKEGMNRASIGIQDFDPEVQTAIGRIQPFDVTAACVADLRAAGIHSLNTDLVYGLPHQDAARIAETVDKVLTLAPDRVALFGYAHVPWVAKRQKLIDDTTLPGDETRYYLAELAAQKFQSAGFANIGIDHFARPQDGLNLARNSGHLRRNFQGYTDDHCPTLIGVGASSISRFDGGYVQNAAATAAYIQRIEAGDLAGTRGHQLTLIDKMRARAIEMLMCDFRLDRTELQHRFGSQTQQLTADLKAVMTTYGDLVTLTDEALVIEAEGRALTRIIASAFDAHKPEGVRYSQAS; encoded by the coding sequence ATGAAACAGATTGACCGCCTTCGCGCGCTGGGACTTTTTGACAGCCGCGTGCCCCGCTACACGTCTTATCCCACCGCACCAGTGTTTAGCACGGCGGTGGGTGCTGCCTTTCAAAAGGCCCAATTGACGACACTGGACCCTGCAGCGCCTGTCTCGGTCTATATCCACATCCCATTTTGTGAGCGGTTGTGCTGGTTTTGTGCCTGCCGAACCCAAGGCACACAAACCCTTAGCCCCGTCGAAAGCTATATTGGCACTGTTGAAAAAGAGCTCTCCCTGCTCGCAGAAATTCTTCCCGAAGGGCTGCGAATGGGCCGTCTGCACTGGGGGGGTGGCACACCAACAATCCTGCCCCCGGCCCTCATCCACCGGCTGGCCCAATCGATAAAATCTGCGGTCCCCCCGACTACCGATTGGGAATTCTCGGTCGAGATTGATCCCACAATGGTGGATCGTGAAAAGATCGCCGCCCTTGCAAAAGAAGGTATGAACCGGGCAAGCATCGGCATTCAGGATTTTGATCCGGAGGTGCAGACCGCCATCGGCCGGATCCAACCTTTTGACGTGACTGCTGCCTGCGTTGCAGATCTGCGTGCGGCAGGCATTCACTCACTGAATACCGATCTTGTCTACGGCCTGCCGCATCAGGATGCCGCGCGTATTGCCGAGACTGTGGACAAGGTGCTGACATTGGCGCCGGATCGGGTCGCTCTTTTTGGATACGCCCATGTCCCGTGGGTGGCCAAACGGCAGAAGCTGATTGATGATACCACCCTGCCTGGTGACGAGACCCGGTATTATCTGGCAGAGCTGGCCGCCCAAAAATTCCAATCTGCCGGATTTGCGAATATCGGCATCGACCATTTTGCGCGCCCGCAGGATGGATTGAACTTGGCCCGCAATAGCGGGCATCTGCGGCGAAACTTTCAAGGTTACACAGATGACCACTGCCCGACGCTGATCGGTGTTGGTGCCTCCTCAATCTCGCGCTTCGACGGGGGCTATGTGCAAAACGCAGCGGCTACGGCCGCATACATTCAAAGAATCGAAGCGGGTGATCTGGCCGGGACACGCGGTCATCAGCTCACTCTGATCGACAAGATGCGCGCCCGTGCCATTGAGATGCTGATGTGCGATTTCCGTCTGGACCGTACAGAACTGCAGCACCGGTTCGGGTCACAGACCCAACAGCTGACCGCAGATCTGAAGGCTGTTATGACGACCTATGGCGATCTGGTCACGTTGACGGATGAGGCCCTAGTCATCGAAGCCGAAGGCCGCGCCCTGACCCGGATTATTGCAAGTGCGTTTGACGCTCACAAACCGGAGGGCGTGCGCTATAGCCAAGCCTCTTGA
- a CDS encoding DUF2783 domain-containing protein has protein sequence MNALSTDPEHLILAPNIERADDFYADLLAAHEGLTKSQSDALNARLVLVLANHIGTRAILTQALAAAALPQGETDT, from the coding sequence ATGAACGCTCTTAGCACCGATCCTGAACATCTGATTTTGGCCCCCAACATCGAAAGGGCCGATGACTTCTATGCGGATCTGCTCGCGGCCCATGAGGGGCTGACCAAGAGCCAAAGCGATGCGTTGAACGCGCGTCTGGTACTGGTGCTGGCGAACCATATTGGAACGCGCGCAATCCTGACACAAGCGCTGGCAGCTGCTGCGCTACCGCAAGGGGAGACTGACACATGA
- a CDS encoding NnrU family protein produces the protein MATGWTGFALAMTVFTVSHFLPRLADLRGRMIASLGRKIYFSAYGLLSLVLFGWVIVAAAQAPYVELWPPLDWARWAPMLAMPVAFVLAVWGMGVDTPYTLGGKRTADPIQGDLGRAALSRHPLLLALLLWSLSHLLANGDLAHAIVFGGSLFLASAAVLLFDAKATTALGPGAAAYFAHTALFSLGPIGDPNWRRQHLRGLCLRTAIGLLLWIGALHLHEQVIGVSPLPF, from the coding sequence ATGGCAACCGGTTGGACGGGCTTCGCCCTCGCTATGACGGTTTTCACCGTCAGTCACTTTTTGCCGCGGCTCGCCGATCTGCGCGGGCGGATGATCGCATCCCTCGGGCGCAAGATTTATTTCTCGGCCTACGGGCTATTGTCGTTGGTATTGTTTGGCTGGGTGATCGTCGCGGCGGCGCAGGCGCCCTATGTTGAACTTTGGCCACCTCTCGATTGGGCCCGCTGGGCGCCTATGCTGGCAATGCCCGTGGCCTTTGTACTGGCAGTCTGGGGCATGGGGGTGGATACCCCCTACACACTGGGAGGAAAGCGTACCGCCGATCCGATACAGGGTGACCTTGGCCGAGCCGCGCTTAGCCGCCACCCGCTCCTGTTGGCTCTGCTGCTTTGGTCGCTGTCACATCTTTTGGCCAATGGCGATCTGGCTCATGCCATTGTTTTTGGCGGGTCGTTGTTTCTTGCAAGCGCTGCGGTCCTACTCTTCGATGCTAAAGCAACAACTGCCCTAGGTCCGGGGGCGGCAGCGTATTTTGCCCATACCGCCCTGTTTTCCCTCGGGCCAATAGGTGATCCGAACTGGCGGCGACAACATCTGCGCGGGCTCTGTCTGCGCACTGCAATAGGTCTGTTGCTCTGGATCGGCGCGCTACACCTGCATGAGCAGGTGATCGGCGTCTCGCCCTTACCCTTCTGA
- the maiA gene encoding maleylacetoacetate isomerase — MSDVILYDYWRSSASYRVRIALNLAGISYRAVTVDLVKGEQISPDHLARNPQGLVPVLEIDGLRLTQSLAILDYLDQTRHLDLLPRIPAERATAQALAHAIAVDLHPVCNLKVARHASDLCTGSAASPAAQPVDMPADWMRHFIRPGLVAFNTLLEEHPVAPYCTGDHPGLADLCLIPQLYNARRWGVNFDDLPRLVTIETTCAGNPAFAMAHPDAVHTLDPPQKQTE, encoded by the coding sequence ATGTCTGACGTCATATTATACGACTATTGGCGATCATCGGCCAGCTACCGGGTCCGCATTGCGCTGAACCTGGCGGGTATCTCCTATCGGGCCGTAACGGTCGATTTGGTGAAGGGAGAGCAGATCAGCCCCGATCATCTGGCCCGCAACCCCCAAGGCCTGGTGCCCGTGCTGGAGATCGACGGACTACGGCTGACGCAGTCACTGGCTATTCTAGACTATCTGGACCAGACCCGGCATCTGGATTTACTGCCTCGCATCCCGGCAGAGCGCGCCACGGCTCAAGCCTTGGCTCACGCCATCGCCGTCGACCTGCATCCGGTCTGCAATCTGAAAGTTGCCCGCCATGCCAGTGATCTTTGCACGGGATCTGCTGCCTCCCCAGCCGCGCAACCTGTCGATATGCCCGCCGACTGGATGCGACATTTCATTCGTCCGGGGCTTGTTGCCTTTAACACACTGCTGGAGGAACATCCCGTTGCGCCCTATTGCACTGGCGATCATCCGGGGCTTGCAGATCTTTGCCTTATACCGCAGCTCTACAACGCACGCCGGTGGGGGGTGAATTTCGATGATCTCCCACGTCTCGTGACGATAGAGACTACCTGCGCTGGGAACCCGGCCTTCGCGATGGCGCATCCTGACGCAGTTCACACTTTGGATCCGCCACAGAAGCAGACAGAATGA
- a CDS encoding VOC family protein, which translates to MKIEQIHHVAYRCKDAKQTVEWYNKMLNMDFVLAIAEDHVPSTHEPDPYMHIFMDAGNGNVLAFFELPTKPEMDRDRNTPIWVQHIAFKVKDRNTLIEFKEHLEANGVEVLGVTDHSIFHSIYFFDPNGHRVELACPDPEEEALLQRLNAVKWDMLEDWSKTKKAPKHADWLHAKELNNV; encoded by the coding sequence ATGAAAATCGAGCAAATCCACCATGTCGCCTATCGCTGCAAGGACGCCAAGCAGACGGTTGAATGGTACAATAAGATGCTGAACATGGATTTCGTCCTGGCGATTGCCGAGGACCATGTCCCCTCTACCCATGAGCCGGACCCCTACATGCATATTTTTATGGATGCGGGTAACGGCAACGTGCTGGCCTTCTTTGAGCTGCCGACCAAACCGGAAATGGATCGCGACCGCAACACCCCCATCTGGGTGCAGCACATCGCCTTCAAGGTGAAAGACCGCAACACACTGATTGAGTTCAAAGAGCATCTGGAAGCCAACGGGGTTGAGGTTCTGGGTGTGACCGACCACTCCATCTTTCACTCAATCTATTTCTTCGATCCGAACGGTCACCGGGTTGAACTGGCCTGCCCGGACCCCGAAGAGGAGGCTCTTCTTCAGCGCCTGAACGCCGTAAAATGGGATATGCTGGAGGACTGGTCAAAGACCAAGAAGGCCCCAAAACACGCCGACTGGCTCCATGCCAAGGAGCTGAACAACGTTTAG
- a CDS encoding FAD-dependent oxidoreductase codes for MNKIFEVPMYPYQRSEDQDTGAPVRHPVIVIGAGPVGLAAAIDLAQQGIGVVVLDENDKVSFGSRAICFSKRSLEIADRLGFCDPLVDKGVQWNLGKVFFDDRKVYEFNLLPESGHAQPAFINLQQYYFEEYLVQRANALQAAGAPIEIRGRNKVSAIGTHEDHVTLEIDTPEGSYNLEADWLIACDGAGSPTRQMLGLDFVGRVFEDNFLIADVIMDADFPTERWFWFDPPFNKGQSALLHKQPDGVWRIDLQLGWDIDKEREKRPENVIPRLKEMLGEDVKFELEWVSIYTFQCRRMEKFRHGRVLFAGDAAHQVSPFGARGANSGLQDTDNLCWKLKLALEGKAPESLLDSYDRERVHGADENILNSSRSTDFITPKSEMSRVLRDAVLDLSEHHAFARPLVNSGRLSLPCTYEGSALNSADALRGPQRTRPGSPCPDAPTPDGYLLPQLADRFTLLTIDAEAPDSFEEAGITVTRLNLSTKDDKTRTLRERYLGDETSAVYLIRPDQHVAARRPAFDENQFRAALRRAIGKETSA; via the coding sequence ATGAACAAGATCTTTGAAGTTCCCATGTACCCCTATCAGCGCAGCGAAGATCAGGACACAGGCGCCCCGGTACGCCACCCTGTCATCGTGATCGGTGCCGGACCTGTGGGGCTGGCCGCTGCAATTGATCTCGCCCAACAGGGGATTGGGGTCGTGGTGCTTGACGAGAATGACAAGGTCAGCTTCGGCAGCCGGGCCATCTGTTTTTCCAAACGCAGTCTTGAAATCGCTGACCGCCTCGGCTTCTGCGACCCGCTCGTGGACAAAGGCGTGCAGTGGAACCTGGGCAAAGTGTTTTTTGATGACCGCAAGGTCTATGAATTCAACCTGCTGCCGGAGAGCGGCCATGCGCAGCCCGCCTTTATCAACCTGCAGCAATATTACTTTGAGGAATATCTGGTTCAGCGGGCTAACGCACTTCAGGCAGCAGGGGCCCCAATTGAGATTCGTGGGCGTAACAAGGTCTCTGCAATCGGCACCCATGAGGATCACGTCACGCTGGAGATCGACACACCAGAAGGGTCTTACAATCTTGAGGCTGATTGGCTGATTGCCTGCGATGGCGCGGGCTCCCCAACCCGGCAGATGCTGGGGCTCGATTTCGTGGGTCGGGTGTTTGAGGACAACTTCCTGATCGCGGATGTGATCATGGACGCAGACTTCCCGACCGAGCGTTGGTTCTGGTTTGACCCGCCTTTCAACAAGGGGCAATCGGCACTCCTGCACAAACAGCCTGACGGTGTCTGGCGGATCGACCTGCAGCTTGGCTGGGACATCGACAAGGAACGAGAGAAGCGCCCGGAGAACGTGATCCCAAGGCTGAAGGAAATGCTGGGCGAGGATGTGAAATTCGAGCTGGAGTGGGTCTCAATCTACACCTTCCAGTGCCGCCGGATGGAAAAATTCCGCCACGGTCGCGTGCTCTTTGCAGGCGATGCCGCACATCAGGTGTCACCATTCGGCGCCCGGGGGGCCAACTCCGGTTTGCAGGACACAGATAACCTGTGCTGGAAACTGAAACTGGCGCTAGAGGGAAAGGCGCCGGAGAGCCTGCTGGACAGTTATGACCGCGAACGCGTCCATGGCGCAGATGAAAACATCCTGAACTCATCCCGTTCCACCGATTTCATCACACCTAAGTCGGAAATGAGCCGGGTTCTGCGGGACGCGGTTCTGGATCTGTCCGAACATCACGCCTTTGCCCGCCCGCTGGTGAATTCTGGGCGCCTATCCCTCCCCTGCACCTATGAGGGGTCGGCGCTGAATTCGGCGGATGCCTTGCGTGGGCCGCAGCGGACCAGGCCGGGTAGCCCCTGCCCCGATGCGCCTACCCCGGACGGATATCTGCTGCCCCAACTGGCAGACCGGTTTACCCTGCTGACCATCGACGCAGAGGCCCCCGATAGCTTTGAAGAGGCAGGCATCACGGTGACGCGGCTCAACTTGTCGACCAAAGATGACAAGACCAGAACCCTGCGCGAGCGTTACCTCGGCGATGAAACTAGTGCCGTCTATCTGATCCGTCCCGATCAGCACGTAGCGGCGCGGCGCCCGGCATTTGACGAAAACCAATTTCGTGCAGCCCTGCGCCGCGCGATTGGCAAGGAGACCTCGGCATGA